One Candidatus Poribacteria bacterium DNA segment encodes these proteins:
- a CDS encoding lysylphosphatidylglycerol synthase domain-containing protein, with product MVGYCPFFWYPDSLPNPLYFSLCKPAQCSNKKKISFRCAFTLFHLSNITRYLPGRIWGVVRLLSLSHRFGLRKTVVGSSLTLHVSIEAALGGLIASSLLFSGQIRATAPEVLEKVPGHTLFLILPVVGLLIGILFLIFKVTKQVWTSVKKCLHLLGKAPLWRNVISCHVLLWGCQGLAFFLFIRSFSPVAWTEAAVLTACYAFAWIVGFLSFLTPGGLGVREGLLSLLLASYMPLSQATLVALFYRVWILSTEIILAGVALFLYKKRG from the coding sequence GTGGTTGGGTATTGTCCTTTCTTTTGGTATCCAGATTCTTTACCGAACCCTTTATATTTTTCCCTTTGCAAACCTGCTCAGTGCTCTAACAAGAAAAAAATATCTTTTAGATGTGCTTTTACACTGTTCCATCTGTCGAATATCACGCGCTATCTTCCCGGGCGAATATGGGGTGTTGTCCGGCTCCTCTCTTTAAGCCATCGTTTTGGTTTGCGTAAAACCGTGGTCGGCAGTAGCCTAACCTTACATGTCAGTATTGAGGCAGCACTCGGTGGACTCATCGCCTCGTCTCTACTCTTTTCAGGGCAGATCCGCGCCACGGCTCCAGAAGTTCTGGAAAAAGTACCAGGACACACTTTATTTCTCATACTCCCCGTTGTTGGCTTGTTAATAGGGATACTCTTTCTGATATTTAAAGTCACAAAACAAGTATGGACATCTGTAAAAAAATGCTTGCACCTTTTAGGGAAGGCACCTCTCTGGCGAAATGTTATTAGCTGCCATGTCCTCTTGTGGGGTTGTCAGGGTCTCGCCTTTTTTCTCTTTATCCGAAGTTTCTCCCCCGTAGCATGGACAGAGGCTGCTGTGCTCACTGCCTGTTATGCATTTGCATGGATCGTTGGGTTCTTGAGTTTTCTGACACCGGGAGGTTTAGGAGTCCGAGAAGGATTGCTAAGTTTGTTATTAGCAAGTTACATGCCTCTGTCACAAGCAACACTCGTCGCGCTGTTCTACCGGGTCTGGATATTGTCTACAGAGATTATTTTAGCTGGAGTCGCCCTTTTTCTTTATAAGAAACGCGGTTAG
- a CDS encoding long-chain fatty acid--CoA ligase, with protein MTLISMFEQSVQQYGSNPALAHKPKGGTYQDISYAKLGESVSAFGSGLSTLGVQKDDRIALLSENRPEWAITDFGSLKVGGVTVPMFSTLTAAQVSYILKDSGSKIICVSTEAQLKKVLSISDEVPSLEHIIVFDAIEGEIPGGVIQFEEVCRRGEGADSTRESDAGEDDIATIIYTSGTTGNPKGVMLTHANFIFNLQACKSLIEVGDTDVLLSFLPLSHVFERLGGHYVPLFSGAKIAYAESTFTVARNMQEVSPTVMLSVPRLYETMHDRVLGAVQAGSPLRQKIFHWGVSVGSAVSAAIQQGKKPSAILGLKQRIADKLVFARLKAATGGRLRFFVSGGAALPQAIAEFFHAAGILILEGYGLTETSPVISLNHPAKWRFGTVGMPVPGIEVQIAEDGEILTRGPHIMKGYFNNAAETAAVIDADGWFYTGDIGIIDADGFVKITDRKKNIIVLSNGKNVAPQPIESELVQSPFISQILLIGNERKNLAALIVPNFDALKAWAAENEVETDDLSVMLQTREVQQHIQGEIRSRLTNFADFEQVRRFVLLEEEFSQDADEMTPTLKLKRNVILEKYADVIEGMYPEDA; from the coding sequence ATGACACTGATATCTATGTTTGAACAGTCGGTTCAACAATACGGCAGTAATCCCGCATTGGCACACAAACCGAAAGGTGGCACTTATCAGGATATTTCTTATGCGAAACTCGGCGAATCGGTGAGTGCTTTTGGCAGTGGGTTAAGTACTTTAGGGGTGCAAAAGGATGACCGGATCGCACTTCTCTCCGAGAACCGTCCTGAATGGGCAATCACGGACTTTGGCAGCCTCAAAGTTGGTGGGGTAACTGTCCCAATGTTCTCAACGCTGACTGCAGCACAGGTCAGTTACATTCTAAAAGATTCTGGGTCAAAAATTATCTGTGTCTCTACAGAAGCGCAATTGAAGAAAGTGCTTTCTATTTCCGATGAGGTACCGAGCCTTGAACATATAATTGTTTTTGACGCGATCGAAGGTGAAATCCCGGGAGGCGTTATTCAATTTGAGGAGGTCTGTCGTCGCGGTGAAGGGGCAGATTCAACCAGAGAGAGCGATGCCGGTGAAGATGACATCGCAACGATTATCTATACGTCCGGCACAACAGGAAATCCGAAAGGCGTTATGCTGACGCATGCGAATTTCATTTTCAATTTACAGGCGTGTAAATCGCTGATTGAAGTCGGTGACACAGATGTGTTGTTATCGTTCCTTCCGCTATCGCACGTATTTGAACGGCTCGGTGGACACTACGTCCCACTTTTCTCGGGGGCAAAGATTGCTTATGCGGAAAGTACTTTCACGGTTGCACGAAACATGCAGGAAGTTTCTCCGACGGTGATGCTAAGTGTACCGCGTCTGTACGAAACGATGCACGATAGGGTGCTCGGTGCTGTGCAGGCGGGTTCACCACTGCGACAGAAGATTTTCCACTGGGGTGTCTCTGTCGGTTCAGCAGTGAGTGCGGCGATTCAACAAGGGAAAAAGCCGTCGGCAATTTTGGGATTGAAACAGCGCATTGCGGATAAACTCGTCTTCGCAAGGTTAAAGGCAGCGACAGGGGGTCGGTTACGGTTTTTTGTCTCTGGGGGTGCGGCGTTACCGCAAGCGATTGCTGAATTTTTCCATGCGGCGGGTATCTTGATTCTGGAGGGGTACGGCTTAACAGAGACATCGCCTGTTATCAGTCTGAACCATCCGGCGAAATGGAGGTTTGGCACTGTTGGCATGCCTGTTCCGGGCATCGAGGTGCAGATCGCTGAAGATGGTGAGATTCTCACCCGGGGGCCGCACATTATGAAAGGTTATTTCAACAACGCAGCGGAGACAGCAGCAGTTATTGATGCAGATGGATGGTTTTACACCGGTGATATTGGTATCATCGATGCCGATGGGTTTGTTAAAATTACGGATAGAAAGAAAAATATCATTGTGCTTTCAAACGGTAAGAATGTGGCCCCGCAACCGATAGAGAGCGAATTGGTGCAAAGTCCGTTTATCAGTCAGATTCTGCTGATTGGCAACGAGCGTAAGAACCTCGCGGCGTTGATTGTCCCGAATTTTGATGCCCTTAAGGCGTGGGCAGCTGAGAATGAGGTTGAGACGGATGACCTTTCAGTGATGCTTCAGACCCGCGAGGTGCAACAACACATTCAAGGTGAAATTCGGAGTCGTTTGACGAATTTTGCAGACTTTGAGCAGGTGCGGCGGTTTGTTCTTCTTGAAGAGGAATTTTCGCAGGATGCCGATGAGATGACCCCGACGCTGAAACTGAAGCGGAACGTCATTCTTGAGAAATATGCGGACGTGATAGAGGGGATGTATCCAGAGGACGCTTAG
- a CDS encoding DUF5615 family PIN-like protein, producing MRRFLIDENISPEYRTQLLRREPSLTVLAIGDEGAPPKGTQDPEILKWCEQNNFILVTKDPNTIPKHLSDHREAGNHVPGILMVKSSGSMGTILDNLILIAGASNEDEYIDRITYIPL from the coding sequence ATGCGTCGGTTTCTGATAGACGAAAATATTTCTCCGGAATACCGTACGCAATTGCTGAGGCGTGAGCCATCATTGACAGTCTTAGCTATAGGTGATGAAGGTGCTCCTCCGAAAGGCACACAAGACCCAGAAATCCTTAAGTGGTGTGAACAGAATAATTTCATCTTGGTGACAAAAGATCCGAATACCATTCCAAAACATCTTTCTGACCATCGGGAAGCAGGGAACCACGTCCCGGGAATTTTAATGGTTAAGAGTAGTGGGTCAATGGGAACGATTCTTGACAATCTAATCTTAATCGCTGGTGCATCCAACGAAGACGAATATATTGACCGAATTACTTACATCCCACTTTAA
- a CDS encoding M48 family metallopeptidase encodes MRTQQHIYSLPKTLTEFVIVHELIHLLVPNHGKLFKSFMSAYLPDWEERQNRLKSF; translated from the coding sequence GTGAGGACGCAGCAGCATATCTACTCTTTACCGAAAACGTTGACAGAATTCGTCATCGTCCACGAATTGATCCATCTCCTTGTCCCAAATCACGGCAAACTGTTCAAGAGTTTCATGTCCGCATATCTCCCCGATTGGGAAGAGAGGCAGAACCGTTTGAAATCTTTTTAG
- a CDS encoding AAA family ATPase gives MYDKKNRKIADVSPDTRDMFAEHDEELEEELASEEEEASSGYTLQLIHHIIAETPVDDRRRRWLLELRRSILSDEGEFRERIHAIQQEALRIHAEMEAQIEKLTSPANRIGTLLGLPKEDIARVIVGGSEYYANLDTQLDPKTLKKGFSVLLNEAYVVVGELGYNDAGPIAKIADVMPDGRLRIGQEPNAQSIILERSTDLADAKLKPGDEVRIDSNSRVALEYLAAKETDAYALEAVPDIPWSKVGGLDETIQRIKDTIELPILHPELFERFQYSAPKGFLLHGPPGCGKTLIGKATAYNLTQRLRKESGEDIEGCFLHIKGPEILNMWLGESERKVREIFQIAREKKDEGKLAFVFIDEAESILGTRRALRSHSISNTLVPMFCAEMDGIESLQDVVIILATNRPDLIDPAILRPGRIDRKIKVTRPDADAAKDIFRIYLTPELPIAAEELLGAADEESSADTVPDLIPAEKAVEDLIAQIVDEMFRESEENRFLEVALRSGRRDILYRGHLCSGAIIESIVQRAKETALKRAIQNPEKESGISRADLLDALAAEYRESEIFPPTEATEDWLKLLDYDPANVVKVTPIKLEKQERRKTSGSRVI, from the coding sequence ATGTACGATAAGAAGAACCGTAAAATTGCTGACGTAAGCCCCGACACACGTGATATGTTTGCTGAGCATGACGAGGAACTCGAAGAAGAACTCGCGTCTGAAGAAGAGGAGGCGAGTTCCGGTTACACCTTACAACTGATTCACCACATTATTGCCGAGACCCCTGTTGATGACCGGCGCCGTCGATGGCTCCTTGAACTTCGGCGTTCGATCCTCAGTGATGAAGGTGAATTTCGTGAAAGAATCCACGCCATTCAGCAGGAAGCACTCCGTATCCACGCCGAGATGGAGGCACAGATCGAGAAACTTACCTCACCCGCAAATCGTATTGGTACATTGCTTGGATTGCCCAAAGAAGACATCGCCCGTGTTATCGTCGGCGGTTCCGAATACTACGCCAATCTCGATACACAATTAGACCCGAAAACCCTCAAAAAAGGGTTTAGCGTTCTACTCAACGAGGCGTATGTCGTCGTCGGGGAACTCGGATACAACGATGCCGGGCCTATCGCAAAAATAGCGGATGTCATGCCAGATGGACGGCTCCGTATCGGTCAAGAACCCAACGCACAATCGATTATCCTTGAACGCTCCACCGACCTCGCTGATGCAAAACTCAAGCCCGGCGATGAAGTACGGATTGACTCCAACTCCCGAGTCGCTCTGGAATACCTTGCTGCCAAAGAAACAGATGCTTATGCACTTGAGGCTGTTCCCGATATTCCTTGGTCGAAGGTAGGCGGACTTGACGAGACCATCCAAAGAATTAAGGATACCATTGAACTGCCAATCCTCCATCCTGAACTTTTTGAACGATTCCAATATAGCGCACCAAAAGGTTTTCTGCTCCATGGACCTCCGGGATGCGGAAAGACGCTCATCGGGAAAGCCACTGCCTATAACTTAACGCAACGGCTCCGAAAAGAGAGCGGTGAGGATATTGAAGGCTGTTTCCTTCACATCAAGGGTCCTGAGATCCTCAATATGTGGCTCGGTGAATCCGAACGGAAGGTGCGAGAGATTTTTCAAATCGCCCGCGAGAAAAAGGATGAGGGCAAATTGGCGTTCGTCTTTATAGATGAGGCAGAATCCATCTTAGGCACGCGGCGCGCCCTGAGATCCCATAGTATCTCTAATACCCTCGTACCTATGTTCTGTGCAGAGATGGATGGCATTGAATCTCTACAAGACGTTGTTATTATCCTCGCAACGAACCGTCCAGATCTAATCGATCCCGCCATTCTAAGACCGGGACGGATTGATAGAAAAATTAAAGTAACCCGGCCAGATGCAGATGCCGCAAAAGACATTTTCCGTATCTATCTCACGCCGGAACTACCCATCGCAGCAGAGGAACTCCTTGGTGCTGCAGACGAGGAGAGTTCAGCGGATACAGTACCAGATCTGATTCCTGCTGAGAAGGCTGTCGAAGATCTAATCGCACAGATTGTTGATGAAATGTTCCGTGAGAGCGAGGAAAACCGATTCCTTGAAGTCGCACTCCGAAGTGGTAGACGCGATATCCTCTATCGCGGACATCTCTGTAGTGGCGCAATTATTGAGTCAATTGTACAGCGAGCCAAAGAAACCGCACTCAAACGCGCAATTCAGAACCCCGAAAAAGAAAGTGGTATCTCACGCGCAGACCTCTTAGACGCACTTGCTGCCGAGTATCGTGAAAGCGAAATCTTCCCACCAACGGAAGCGACAGAAGATTGGCTCAAACTCCTTGACTACGATCCTGCCAATGTCGTCAAGGTTACGCCTATCAAACTTGAAAAACAGGAGCGGCGCAAAACTTCAGGATCCCGCGTGATTTAA
- a CDS encoding proteasome accessory factor PafA2 family protein, with protein MAIANVSNCHNDLLTADSHKNMERLFGIETEYGITLENESNIDAVKQSIELIKSYRQEDFRPVWDYRGEDPFRDERGFRADALSNHPDEKEEAARDRERNKKNRLSFAEIKSDHILVNGARLYNDHAHPEYSTPECKRLFELVAHDKAGERILQRCAETRSEKLGKRVLLYKNNTDLHGHSYGCHDNYLMARAVPFEKLKQGIMPFFITRQIFAGAGKLGIETEAGLATPGHYQLSQRADFFHVEASVDTMHNRPIVNTRDEPHADPSKYRRLHGIAGDANMSEYATALKVGTTALVITLIEQDKIPESLILANPIDTIKTVSHDQTYRWMVMTADGKTMSAIDHQRQYLALAQKHLDESVGLEIDWVLTEWEDTLNALETDPMTLVDRLDWVAKKWLLQTFAEEEGIAWDDAWLQSLDLEYHNINPDEGLYYGFPMRRIVTDEQIEAALHNPPSGTRAYFRGRAVDRFSTSIKAIQWDSITFTVNGRTHEVNLNALADAEIANQYNKTLDESPDVGTLIKKLRL; from the coding sequence ATGGCGATTGCGAACGTTTCTAACTGCCACAATGATCTGCTGACTGCTGATAGCCATAAAAATATGGAAAGACTTTTTGGAATTGAAACTGAATACGGGATAACACTCGAAAATGAGTCAAACATTGATGCTGTTAAGCAATCAATTGAGTTGATAAAAAGTTATCGTCAGGAAGATTTTCGACCGGTGTGGGACTACCGTGGGGAAGACCCGTTTCGAGATGAACGCGGTTTTCGCGCAGACGCTCTCTCCAACCATCCTGATGAAAAGGAGGAGGCGGCACGCGACCGCGAACGCAACAAGAAAAATCGACTCTCTTTCGCGGAGATTAAGAGCGATCACATCCTCGTGAACGGCGCACGCCTTTACAACGACCACGCACATCCCGAGTATTCCACGCCCGAATGCAAGCGTCTGTTTGAACTCGTCGCACACGATAAAGCCGGCGAACGTATCCTACAGCGATGCGCTGAAACCCGCAGTGAGAAACTTGGAAAACGTGTCCTACTCTATAAGAACAATACCGATTTGCACGGGCATAGCTACGGGTGCCACGATAACTATCTCATGGCGCGGGCAGTCCCATTTGAGAAACTCAAACAGGGCATCATGCCCTTCTTTATCACGCGTCAAATCTTCGCCGGGGCAGGAAAACTCGGCATCGAAACGGAAGCCGGACTCGCAACACCGGGACACTATCAACTCTCTCAGCGTGCCGATTTCTTTCACGTTGAGGCAAGCGTTGATACAATGCATAACCGTCCTATCGTTAACACGCGGGACGAACCGCATGCGGATCCGTCGAAATATCGTAGGCTCCATGGGATTGCTGGCGACGCAAATATGTCGGAGTACGCAACCGCACTCAAAGTCGGTACAACCGCACTCGTCATTACACTGATTGAACAAGACAAGATTCCTGAGAGTCTAATACTCGCAAATCCGATTGATACCATCAAAACTGTATCGCACGATCAGACGTATCGCTGGATGGTGATGACGGCAGACGGGAAGACGATGTCCGCTATTGACCATCAGCGCCAGTACCTTGCCCTCGCACAGAAGCATCTCGATGAGAGTGTCGGGCTTGAGATTGACTGGGTGCTCACTGAATGGGAAGATACTCTCAACGCACTTGAAACGGATCCCATGACACTCGTTGACCGACTTGATTGGGTGGCGAAGAAATGGCTACTCCAAACCTTTGCGGAGGAAGAAGGTATTGCTTGGGATGACGCATGGCTCCAGAGTCTGGATTTAGAATATCACAATATCAATCCAGACGAAGGACTATACTACGGGTTCCCGATGCGGCGCATCGTCACAGACGAACAGATTGAGGCGGCACTTCATAATCCGCCTTCTGGCACGCGGGCTTATTTCCGAGGGCGTGCCGTCGATCGGTTCAGTACCTCTATAAAAGCCATCCAGTGGGATAGTATTACCTTTACCGTCAACGGACGCACGCACGAAGTCAATCTCAACGCACTCGCCGATGCGGAGATCGCAAATCAGTATAATAAGACACTTGATGAATCGCCTGACGTTGGAACACTTATTAAGAAATTGCGTTTATAA
- a CDS encoding ubiquitin-like protein UBact: MATKLIAQLERKQRDTKPIGPGDGDDDSSGPKRQKVSRPDTQELLKRMRRVDKDQSRRYRQRTGE, translated from the coding sequence ATGGCAACCAAACTTATTGCACAGCTCGAACGCAAGCAGAGAGACACGAAACCAATCGGTCCCGGCGATGGTGATGATGATAGCAGTGGACCGAAACGCCAGAAAGTTAGCAGACCCGATACCCAAGAACTTCTCAAACGGATGCGTAGGGTTGACAAAGATCAATCCCGTCGCTATCGACAGAGAACCGGCGAATAA
- a CDS encoding proteasome subunit alpha yields the protein MQHANYPLQVGLPSETQQHADIEIAHSTTVVAVRYRDGVMIAGDRRATAGTAVIYDRAEKVLQIDRHSVLAISGSPAIAYEIARILEHSFQYFRRSQLQELSLEGKLRMLSRLIRDNLAMALQGIGGVIPIFALYDLEAPEAENGGKIFFYDALGAHFENVNFATTGSGSIWIRGVLRYLSRFGETPLQEMDERQATITILRLLDTASEYDAATSGYNARAQIFPTIKTVTRTGVETLSNEDLTESYAEAQPVAEAV from the coding sequence TTGCAACATGCAAACTACCCCCTACAGGTAGGTTTGCCATCTGAAACGCAGCAGCACGCAGATATTGAGATCGCACACAGCACGACTGTTGTTGCTGTCCGCTATCGAGATGGGGTTATGATTGCGGGTGACCGGCGGGCCACTGCCGGCACTGCTGTCATCTATGACCGCGCTGAGAAAGTCTTACAGATTGATAGGCATTCTGTACTTGCCATTTCGGGGTCACCCGCGATTGCTTATGAGATCGCGCGGATACTTGAGCATTCATTTCAATACTTTCGCCGCAGCCAACTCCAAGAGTTGAGCCTTGAAGGCAAACTCCGGATGCTGTCCCGACTCATTCGCGATAACTTGGCGATGGCACTCCAAGGCATCGGCGGTGTTATTCCGATTTTTGCCCTCTATGATCTGGAGGCACCTGAGGCGGAAAACGGCGGTAAGATTTTCTTCTATGATGCACTCGGCGCGCACTTTGAGAACGTTAACTTCGCCACAACCGGTTCTGGCTCCATCTGGATTCGCGGCGTACTACGTTATCTCTCTCGTTTTGGTGAGACACCCTTGCAGGAGATGGATGAACGGCAAGCAACCATCACAATCTTGCGACTCTTGGATACCGCAAGTGAGTATGATGCCGCAACCAGCGGTTACAACGCACGGGCACAAATCTTTCCGACCATCAAAACCGTAACCCGCACGGGTGTCGAAACCCTTTCTAATGAAGACTTAACCGAATCTTACGCTGAAGCGCAACCGGTTGCAGAAGCAGTTTGA
- a CDS encoding Uma2 family endonuclease, with protein sequence MSKNIKAAPTVVYPESDGKPMAETDRHRRLIMDFILMLEDHFKDNNDVYVSGDLLIYYEEGNIYKSVAPDVFVVFGVSKKDRRTYRTWEEGHTPDFVLEAASPSTYNKDITDKKELYASVLGVREYYIYDPYAEVQPHFQGYRLVDGTYEAIEFIDGRLPSVVLGLELGEHNGVLSLYDENRSAWIAPPKERVAAAEVRAENAEARATQEAQARQSLETQLADALGLLEQLQKENNDG encoded by the coding sequence ATGTCAAAAAACATAAAAGCAGCTCCCACAGTCGTCTATCCCGAGTCCGATGGTAAACCTATGGCTGAAACCGACCGACACCGAAGACTCATCATGGATTTTATTCTCATGCTCGAAGACCATTTCAAGGACAACAACGATGTGTATGTTTCGGGTGATTTGCTGATATATTATGAAGAAGGAAACATCTATAAATCCGTGGCACCCGATGTGTTCGTCGTCTTTGGGGTCAGTAAAAAAGACCGACGGACCTATCGAACCTGGGAGGAAGGACACACGCCAGACTTCGTGTTAGAAGCAGCGAGTCCAAGTACATATAATAAAGACATAACCGACAAGAAAGAACTCTACGCCTCTGTTCTTGGGGTTCGTGAGTATTATATCTATGATCCTTATGCAGAGGTACAACCACATTTCCAAGGATACCGACTTGTTGATGGGACGTATGAAGCGATAGAATTTATAGACGGACGTTTACCATCTGTTGTGTTAGGTCTGGAGTTAGGCGAACACAACGGGGTCTTAAGTCTATACGATGAAAATCGCTCGGCATGGATTGCACCACCTAAGGAACGGGTTGCTGCCGCTGAAGTCCGCGCGGAAAATGCCGAAGCACGTGCTACCCAAGAAGCACAGGCACGCCAAAGTCTTGAAACCCAACTTGCCGATGCTTTAGGACTTCTTGAACAACTTCAAAAAGAAAACAATGACGGATAA
- a CDS encoding proteasome accessory factor PafA2 family protein, giving the protein MNKRIFGIETEFGCMTRAEQIRGTSEGVAARVRDYVFDALELGLRDIHYRDWGEPPGNGGFLFNGGRLYIDMGHLEYATPECASLFDLVAYDKAIERVINSILADTGLPTAFFKNNIDHFTGATFGCHENFQVSREVPFYRVVIPTLMPFFVTRQIYAGAGRVGAYDEMIEFADFQDEFGEQQYYQISQRADHIVTEIYEWIQFSRAIINTRDEPLSDYTKYRRLHLLVGDSNMSEYATALKVGTTALLLSAIETFYERHGEKLPLPAFELADPVYAIRHISRDNTFTWRIELKSGKTISAVDLQREYLYFVQSFVTERDEETEWVFSAWESILDDLDGDWQNVIPRVDWAAKKWLLETFIQEEKLDWDDPWIKSQDLEYHNIDVESGLYYALQEHGQVERVITDQHIEHAIDNAPQNTRAKVRAFLMRTLTQNRMPCIVDWHQIYAGHTEYFEMKEPFDTNVAKAQRWIKRVQRRPTRS; this is encoded by the coding sequence GTGAACAAAAGAATTTTTGGAATCGAAACTGAATTTGGATGCATGACGCGTGCTGAGCAGATACGCGGCACCTCTGAAGGGGTCGCCGCGCGAGTCCGAGACTACGTCTTTGACGCACTGGAACTCGGGCTCCGAGACATCCACTACCGCGACTGGGGCGAACCCCCCGGGAACGGTGGATTCCTCTTTAATGGCGGCCGCCTCTATATCGATATGGGGCATCTCGAATACGCAACGCCTGAGTGTGCAAGCCTATTTGACCTCGTTGCCTATGATAAAGCCATTGAGCGCGTCATCAATAGCATTCTTGCCGATACGGGGTTGCCGACTGCTTTCTTCAAAAACAATATCGATCATTTTACAGGCGCAACCTTTGGGTGTCATGAAAACTTCCAAGTCAGTCGCGAAGTCCCGTTTTATCGCGTCGTCATTCCAACGCTGATGCCTTTTTTCGTTACCCGACAGATTTACGCAGGTGCCGGTAGAGTCGGGGCTTACGATGAGATGATTGAGTTCGCTGACTTTCAGGACGAATTCGGCGAGCAGCAGTATTATCAAATCTCACAACGCGCAGACCATATCGTTACTGAAATTTATGAATGGATTCAGTTCAGCCGAGCCATCATCAATACCAGAGACGAACCGCTCAGTGATTACACGAAATATCGGCGACTTCATCTACTCGTCGGTGATTCTAATATGTCGGAGTACGCAACTGCGCTCAAGGTCGGCACTACAGCCCTCCTCCTCTCGGCAATTGAAACGTTTTATGAAAGGCACGGCGAGAAGTTACCGCTACCTGCCTTTGAACTCGCCGATCCAGTCTACGCAATTCGGCATATCTCACGCGATAATACTTTCACGTGGCGAATCGAATTGAAATCTGGAAAAACGATTTCCGCCGTTGATTTACAGCGGGAGTACCTCTATTTCGTTCAATCCTTTGTCACCGAACGGGACGAGGAAACAGAATGGGTGTTCTCGGCATGGGAGTCTATTCTTGACGATCTTGACGGCGATTGGCAGAACGTCATCCCCCGTGTTGATTGGGCCGCTAAAAAATGGCTCCTTGAGACCTTCATTCAGGAAGAAAAACTTGATTGGGATGACCCGTGGATTAAAAGTCAAGATCTTGAATACCATAACATTGATGTCGAAAGCGGGCTCTACTACGCACTTCAAGAACACGGACAGGTAGAGCGCGTTATCACTGATCAACACATTGAACACGCTATCGACAACGCCCCACAAAATACACGCGCAAAAGTCCGCGCATTCCTGATGCGCACGCTCACACAAAATCGGATGCCTTGTATCGTTGACTGGCATCAAATCTACGCCGGACATACGGAATATTTTGAGATGAAAGAACCTTTTGACACCAACGTCGCGAAAGCACAGAGATGGATTAAAAGAGTTCAAAGACGACCGACACGCAGTTGA